From one Mytilus trossulus isolate FHL-02 chromosome 10, PNRI_Mtr1.1.1.hap1, whole genome shotgun sequence genomic stretch:
- the LOC134686713 gene encoding uncharacterized protein LOC134686713: MHEATIYVDKCEMVVNSYPEHVRKHVVEILKTGVVPEGILATDNIVYYLEVGFMSPPLKTACEDVLLKHINAINCVDALEIASRFGLLSLVKTATEMVYENFDNLWNTESFTRLSEDDLDTLCNIDNITRHKDIFRALQKWHGCNHEPRMSTYCRLLEVVQRRRTENPKQEIKRKCATYHAMLMSSASKSKTGVVTAVFNCDGEVVCHRSLFKSNNIKGDYSVTCVQKDETDAPYVYIASGKHVFRYDPIVNKHESCENLVHNRSQGTLVSMGDCVYAIGGHHNYKNVHEIEELDTKSHKGKLFKKNGWKVIVKIPDHITLRSAPCLAYKDEIYIIGESMSSPENKPCLAVLVFSPNDRSIRVIAEFPKKCSDCKAILHDKNIYIASSEGYFLKLDIVSNIFSSCSDLIAKETNITMYSDGNMVYTVGSSSSGQFERNCYDTETNSWKRILNYNFNLPVQGLCDIKVPSYTNVVPFYDTEFKEIKR; the protein is encoded by the coding sequence ATGCATGAGGCCACGATCTATGTAGACAAATGCGAAATGGTAGTCAACAGTTACCCAGAACATGTCCGTAAGCACGTTGTGGAGATTCTAAAGACCGGAGTCGTACCAGAAGGTATTCTTGCCACTGACAATATCGTGTATTACTTGGAAGTTGGTTTTATGTCTCCGCCATTGAAAACTGCATGTGAAGACGTCTTACTGAAGCATATCAATGCCATTAATTGTGTAGACGCGCTAGAAATTGCAAGCCGATTTGGATTACTTAGTCTGGTGAAAACTGCAACAGAAATGGTATATGAAAACTTTGACAATCTCTGGAATACTGAATCATTCACACGTCTCAGTGAAGATGATCTAGATACCCTTTGTAATATTGATAATATAACTAGACATAAGGACATTTTTCGTGCGTTACAGAAATGGCATGGCTGCAATCACGAACCCCGAATGTCAACGTACTGCAGACTTCTTGAAGTTGTTCAAAGAAGAAGGACTGAAAATCCCAAACAAGAAATCAAAAGAAAGTGCGCCACATATCACGCGATGCTTATGTCGTCTgcttcaaaatcaaaaactggCGTAGTTACTGCTGTGTTCAACTGCGATGGAGAAGTCGTCTGTCATCGCAGTCTTTTCAAAAGTAATAACATAAAAGGAGATTATTCTGTTACATGTGTTCAGAAGGACGAAACAGACGCGCCATATGTTTATATCGCGTCTGGTAAACATGTCTTCAGGTACGACCCAATTGTCAACAAGCATGAAAGCTGTGAAAATCTAGTTCATAATCGATCTCAAGGTACATTAGTTTCAATGGGAGACTGTGTTTATGCAATAGGCGGACATCACAATTACAAAAATGTGCACGAAATTGAAGAACTCGATACAAAATCGCACAAAGGAAAACTATTCAAGAAAAATGGATGGAAAGTTATAGTAAAAATACCAGACCATATAACACTCCGTTCTGCTCCGTGTTTAGCTTACAAAGATGAAATTTACATAATAGGAGAGTCGATGTCATCACCGGAAAATAAACCGTGCTTAGCCGTTCTTGTTTTCAGTCCAAATGACAGATCCATCCGGGTTATTGCCGAGTTTCCAAAGAAATGCTCAGATTGCAAGGCAATCCTAcatgacaaaaacatttatattgctTCTAGTGAAGGATATTTTCTTAAGTTGGATATAGTTTCAAACATTTTCTCTTCGTGTTCCGACTTGATCGCGAAGGAAACGAACATTACAATGTATTCTGATGGAAATATGGTTTATACCGTTGGCAGCTCCTCGTCCGGtcaatttgaaagaaattgCTATGACACTGAAACTAATAGCTGGAAACGAATTCTAAATTACAATTTCAATTTACCAGTACAAGGCCTTTGTGACATTAAAGTGCCCTCTTATACAAATGTAGTCCCATTTTATGAtacagaatttaaagaaattaagcGCTAA